The Mytilus trossulus isolate FHL-02 chromosome 13, PNRI_Mtr1.1.1.hap1, whole genome shotgun sequence genome has a segment encoding these proteins:
- the LOC134695046 gene encoding receptor-interacting serine/threonine-protein kinase 4-like, whose protein sequence is MDNNIGILSPTAYSKRLFYICSGEGLLNHHSEPDQEALILEEQRRLLRIFNADPNYKHKGSYPLCEASRKGYERVVKELISQGADVNVCDKWQCSPLYLAASHGYKNICEMLINKNAEMNAKNQYGFTPLWTSIENNNIEIAKMLCKHGADVNVMRPNSHGIEMKMLTYVLLAKGDTSLAECILTSNCVPYKIESSLCYMILDFGDESRRFVQKLICAGFEFEYRHWVSSMKHKIVNRPEEVTEGEKSFIQFIQIETRTPKRLQNMARVVIRTTLLNANPNIPVRTSVSQLHLPPKLERFICLSDVVNID, encoded by the coding sequence atGGATAACAACATAGGGATTCTGTCTCCGACAGCTTACAGTAAAAGACTTTTCTATATCTGTTCTGGGGAAGGTTTATTAAATCATCACTCTGAACCTGATCAGGAGGCTTTAATACTAGAGGAACAAAGGAGATTACTTCGTATATTTAATGCCGATCCAAATTATAAACACAAGGGAAGTTACCCACTATGTGAAGCAAGTCGTAAAGGTTACGAAAGAGTAGTTAAAGAACTTATATCACAAGGAGCAGATGTAAATGTTTGTGATAAGTGGCAATGTTCTCCATTATATCTGGCTGCGTCACatggttataaaaatatatgcgAGATGTTGATcaataaaaatgctgaaatgaATGCTAAAAATCAGTATGGATTTACACCATTGTGGACAtccattgaaaataataatatagaaaTCGCTAAAATGTTATGTAAGCATGGTGCCGATGTAAATGTGATGAGACCAAACTCTCATGGgattgaaatgaaaatgttaacatATGTTTTGCTTGCTAAAGGGGATACAAGTCTAGCAGAGTGTATCTTGACATCTAATTGTGTTCCGTATAAAATAGAGAGTTCTCTCTGTTATATGATCCTAGACTTTGGCGATGAAAGTCGTCGCTTTGTTCAGAAACTTATCTGTGCAggatttgaatttgaatatcgTCACTGGGTGTCTAGtatgaaacataaaatagtCAATCGTCCTGAGGAAGTTACAGAGGGAGAAAAAAGCTTTATTCAGTTTATCCAGATTGAGACACGTACACCGAAACGTTTACAAAACATGGCCCGAGTTGTGATCAGGACAACACTTCTAAATGCTAATCCTAATATTCCTGTGAGGACAAGTGTATCACAGCTACATCTTCCTCCTAAACTGGAGAGATTTATCTGTCTTTCTGATGTAGTTAATATTGattaa